From the genome of Candidatus Defluviilinea proxima:
CGCATTGTCAACATATCCTGAAGACTTTCCCCAAGCACATTGAAACCTATCGCCTTTTAGGCAAGTCGTATTTGGAAGCCAAACGATACAACGAAGCGGTGGATATTTTTTCGCGTGTGCTGGCCGCTGAACCGAATGATTTTGTTTCACAGGTGGGAATGAGCATCATCCGTGATGAGCAGAATAAACTCGATGATGCCATTTGGCACATGGAACGTGCTTTCGAAGTTCAATCGGCGAACCCCGCCATTCAAGGTGAGTTGCAAAGATTATATGGTCGTCGCGATGGTATTCAACCTCCACGCATTCGCATGACGCGCGGTGCGTTGGCGCACATGTACATGCGGGGTGAGTTGTATCCGCAGGCGATCTCTGAATCGAAAAATGTATTGGAAGAAGATCAAGGCCGAAGCGATATGCAGGTCTTGCTTGCACGGGCTTATTACAAGAGCGGACAAAAGAATGACGCCTCCGATGCCGCCTCTGCGGTCTTGAAGCGTTACCCTTATTGTCTTGATGCCAACCGTGTGTTGACCGAAGTCCTTAGCAGTGATCGTCCTGAAAATGCGCAGGTATATCGTCAACGCGTGATTGAGCTTGATCCATATGCGGCGCAAGTCAATGGAACGGTTTTTCAAGCGAACGAAGTTAGCGATGCGGCCGTATCGCTGGAACATTTGGAATGGAATGGTCAGACGGTAGGCATGCCTTCCGATTGGGGCACAACTGGAGCGATCAGTTTGGAGAGTGGGTCTTATGATCGCAATGCCCAGCCAGACTGGTTGAAGAATTCTCTTCCTGAGGTGACATCAACGCCTCCCTCTGTTCCGATGTTTGCTCCTGCTCAAGATTCCTTTTCCTCATCCCCGGCTTCTTCACCTGCCCAACCTGCGGACGATATCCCCGACTTTTTGCGCGCGGCTGGCTAAGGCGAATCGACCGGTTCGTTTGATGAGAGTAAAGCCTCCGCCATGTTCGAAGATACGCCAGCTATTTCTCCTGAGCCAATCGTGCAAGGCGACTTGCCGGATTGGGTCAAGGCTATGGCTCCTCAACAACAAACACAACCTGCCGGGCAGGAAGAAGAAATACCGGATTGGATCAATAAGATCGGCACGGGTGCGCTTCTTGTTCCATCTGCATCATCAACATCAGGCGATGGCGATGATTGGATGAATCTATTGGGAGAGGCGCCTGCAGCACAGCAAAAGGATTCAAACCCAGAACTTGATTGGTTAAAAGGTTTGGGCGATGAACAACCTGCTTCTATATCTGATAATCAACAAGATTGGATGAAGGACTTTGGCGCGGAAGAACAACCTGCACCCGCTATCCAATCGGACGATCAACCTGATTGGCTGAAAAGTTTTGGCACGGAACAGGGGTCAAGTGATTTTGATTTTCTCAATGAACTCAAGAGCGAACCAGAGGAACCTATGACTCCCCAACCCAAACCGGAGACTCCCAAACCCGCTTCTCAACCGTCAACAAACGCAGAAGACCTAGGCAAGAGTGGACAGGAAATTGATGATGCGCTTGCATGGTTTGAAGGCCTCGCCGCCAAGCAGGGTGCCACCGAAGGTTTATTGACCAAGCCTGAAGAACGAATGGATCAGGAACCTGATTGGGTGAAAAAGGTGAAGGGCGCTGGAAATGCCGCAGCACAACAAACTCCGGCACAACAGCC
Proteins encoded in this window:
- a CDS encoding tetratricopeptide repeat protein, whose product is MAKVSLRAYNREIEAMIDRGHLDEAVAHCQHILKTFPKHIETYRLLGKSYLEAKRYNEAVDIFSRVLAAEPNDFVSQVGMSIIRDEQNKLDDAIWHMERAFEVQSANPAIQGELQRLYGRRDGIQPPRIRMTRGALAHMYMRGELYPQAISESKNVLEEDQGRSDMQVLLARAYYKSGQKNDASDAASAVLKRYPYCLDANRVLTEVLSSDRPENAQVYRQRVIELDPYAAQVNGTVFQANEVSDAAVSLEHLEWNGQTVGMPSDWGTTGAISLESGSYDRNAQPDWLKNSLPEVTSTPPSVPMFAPAQDSFSSSPASSPAQPADDIPDFLRAAG